From Amphiura filiformis chromosome 20, Afil_fr2py, whole genome shotgun sequence, a single genomic window includes:
- the LOC140142247 gene encoding LDLR chaperone boca-like, producing the protein MKKSTFKASEDEEKDPDDLMEHEKPKPQIDFSKIDPKNPESVLQMSKKGQTLMMFVSLSGSPTRDESEKLTQLWQDQLFNANFQLQRYIIADDRALFMVTDGSKAWEIKNFLVDQKQCKDVTIEGQVYNGRGSGKPIDNKPRPAGMDDEGEDKKGKKEKKKKGSKKTKSNDVNKKKKPSVVKDKDEAARIKANKAGFKKDLHPDPKDNMVLLSEEEAEMLQKGKEEL; encoded by the exons ATGAAAAAGTCGACATTCAAAGCTAGC GAAGATGAAGAAAAAGATCCAGATGATTTGATGGAACACGAGAAACCCAAGCCTCAGATCGATTTCTCTAAGATTGATCCCAAGAACCCGGAGTCTGTATTGCAGATGTCCAAGAAAGGCCAGACACTGATGATGTTTGTTTCACTTTCTGGGAGTCCTACCAGGGATGAATCGGAGAAGCTCACCCAGCTGTGGCAGGACCAACTTTTCAATGCTAATTTTCAACTACAGAG ATACATCATTGCAGATGACAGAGCCTTGTTCATGGTGACAGATGGTAGCAAAGCTTGGGAGATCAAAAACTTCCTCGTGGATCAAAAACAATGTAAAGACGTCACAATAGAAGGACAGGTGTACAACGGGAGAGGATCGGGAAAACCCATCGATAACAAACCAAGACCGGCAGGAATGGATGATGAGGGAGAGGAtaagaaagggaaaaaagaaaagaagaagaagggtAGCAAAAAGACAAAATCCAATGATGTGAACAAGAAGAAGAAGCCATCAGTGGTGAAGGACAAGGATGAAGCAGCTAGAATTAAAGCAAATAAAGCAGGATTTAAGAAGGATTTACACCCAGATCCTAAGGACAATATGGTGCTGTTGTCTGAGGAAGAAGCAGAGATGCTACAAAAGGGTAAAGAGGAGTTATGA